A region of Vitis vinifera cultivar Pinot Noir 40024 chromosome 13, ASM3070453v1 DNA encodes the following proteins:
- the LOC104881279 gene encoding putative disease resistance protein At3g14460 — MGKVKSIGAEFYGECMNPFASLKELRFEDMPKWESWSHSNSIKEDVGAFPCLKRFVIKKCPKLIGELPKCLRSLVKLDVSECPELVCGLPKLASLHELNLQECDEAMLRGDEVDLRSLATLELKKISRLNCLRIGLTGSLVALERLVIGDCGGLTCLWEEQGLACNLKSLVVQQCAKLEKLPNELQSLMSLENLEIIGCPKLESFPEMSLPPKLRFLEVYNCEGLKWLPHNYNSCALEHLRIEKCPSLICFPHDKLPTTLKELFIGHCEKVESLPEGMIHRNSTLSTNTCLEKLTIPVGELPSTLKHLEIWGCRNLKSMSEKMWPSNTDLEYLELQGCPNLRTLPKCLNSLKVLYIVDCEGLECFPARGLTTPNLTRLEIGRCENLKSLPQQMRNLKSLQQLKIYQCPRVESFPEEGLAPNLTSLEIGDCKNLKTPISEWGLHALTSLSRLTIWNMYLPMVSFSNEECLLPTSLTNLDISRMRSLASLALQNLISLQSLHISYCRKLCSLGLLPATLGRLEIRNCPILKERFLKDKGEYWSNIAHIPCIKLDGEYIH, encoded by the coding sequence ATGGGCAAGGTTAAAAGCATTGGGGCTGAGTTTTATGGAGAGTGTATGAATCCTTTTGCATCTTTGAAGGAATTGAGGTTTGAGGATATGCCAAAATGGGAAAGTTGGTCTCATTCTAATTCGATTAAGGAAGATGTAGGAGCATTTCCTTGCCTTAAAAggtttgtaataaaaaaatgtccAAAGCTGATTGGGGAATTACCGAAATGTCTGCGGTCCCTGGTGAAGCTTGACGTGTCAGAATGTCCAGAATTGGTGTGTGGACTTCCGAAACTTGCATCTCTCcatgaattaaatttacaaGAATGTGATGAGGCGATGTTGAGAGGTGATGAGGTTGATCTTAGGTCCCTCGCTACTCTAGAGCTCAAAAAGATATCAAGATTGAATTGTCTAAGGATTGGATTAACAGGATCCTTGGTAGCCTTGGAAAGATTGGTGATAGGGGATTGTGGTGGCCTGACATGTTTGTGGGAGGAGCAAGGGCTGGCTTGCAATCTTAAAAGTTTGGTGGTACAACAGTGTGCTAAACTGGAGAAGCTACCAAATGAATTGCAAAGTCTCATGTCTCTGGAGAATCTGGAAATAATTGGATGCCCCAAACTGGAGTCATTTCCAGAAATGAGTTTGCCTCCAAAGCTAAGATTCCTTGAGGTGTACAATTGTGAAGGTCTAAAATGGCTACCTCATAACTACAACTCATGTGCCCTTGAACACTTGAGGATAGAAAAGTGTCCATCTCTCATTTGCTTTCCACATGATAAGCTTCCCACCACGCTCAAGGAATTATTTATTGGCCATTGTGAAAAGGTAGAGTCTCTACCAGAGGGAATGATTCACCGAAATTCCACCCTCAGCACCAACACTTGTCTTGAAAAGTTGACCATTCCAGTAGGGGAGTTACCTTCTACCCTCAAGCACCTTGAGATTTGGGGATGTAGAAACTTGAAGTCAATGTCAGAGAAAATGTGGCCCAGCAATACAGATCTTGAATATTTAGAGCTTCAGGGTTGTCCAAATCTAAGAACCCTACCAAAATGCCTTAATAGCCTCAAGGTGCTCTATATAGTTGATTGCGAAGGCCTGGAGTGCTTTCCAGCAAGAGGCTTGACCACCCCCAACCTCACACGACTTGAAATTGGGAGATGTGAGAATCTGAAATCCCTGCCACAGCAAATGAGAAACCTCAAATCTCTTCAACAGTTGAAAATATATCAATGTCCAAGGGTGGAGTCCTTTCCAGAAGAGGGTTTGGCCCCCAACCTGACATCACTTGAGATTGGTGACTGTAAGAATCTGAAAACGCCCATATCTGAGTGGGGCCTCCACGCCCTCACCTCTCTTTCGCGGTTGACCATTTGGAACATGTATCTTCCTATGGTTTCCTTTTCGAATGAAGAATGCCTTCTTCCTACATCTCTCACTAATCTTGATATCAGTAGAATGAGATCCCTAGCCTCCCTGGCGCTCCAAAACCTCATCTCTCTTCAGTCCCTACATATCTCATACTGTCGTAAACTCTGCTCTTTAGGGCTGCTGCCTGCGACACTTGGAAGACTTGAAATCAGGAATTGTCCTATACTAAAAGAAAGGTTCTTAAAGGACAAAGGAGAATATTGGTCCAACATCGCCCACATCCCCTGCATTAAATTGGATGGGGAATATATCCATTAA